Proteins encoded by one window of Candidatus Eisenbacteria bacterium:
- a CDS encoding SAM-dependent methyltransferase, with translation MSRRTDTFSTVKIEGAFLPPDLLQRMIQGDGSLKGLTPDAYHLAKRERINEAANRAWNRLLGAWSGFSAAMENLPESDSGTSLTRERWLLILFQELGYGRLRPQRAIEMEGRHYAISHLWDQTPIHLVSFRRPLDRRSTGVRGAARVSPHSLIQEFLNRSDDYLWGFASNGLSLRILRDNVSLSRAAYIEFDLQAMMEGEVYSDFVLFWMLAHQSRIEVPEGERPEQCWLERWYQTAVEEGSRVLDHLRDGVEQAIEALGTGFLRHPKNETLRERIAAGNGAVEDYYHQILRMVYRLLFLFVAEDRELLLMPGTAAAIQEIYREHYSTKRLRRLADRIRGSNHADLYQGLKEVLTRLHDACGELGLPALGGFLFSPDAIRDLETADIGNRDLLDAIRHLSYMEDGHGRRPIDYRNLGAEELGSVYESLLEQHPTVNGGHIFRLDIAAGSDRKTTGSYYTPTELIRCLLDSALDPVADDAVAKKDAAAAEQALLDLKICDPACGSGHFLVAAAQRLAKRLAAVRTDEEEPSAEARRSAIRDVIGRCIYGVDINPMTVELCKINLWMEALEPGKTLTFLDHHIQCGNSLLGATPALMADGIPDDAFKPIQGDDKKICAALKKQNKVERHGQQSLFREAPPKGMRALSDTFSLLRDAADDSPGAHEKKRRLYQETVASAAYREKRLAADAWCAAFVWKKDGSAPGGALDGDAAGSSSAHGITSDLFRRIEADPERVARSVVNEIERLRERYQFFHWHLAFPEVFQVPEGSERPSNDKCGWSGGFDAVLGNPPWERIKLQEKEFFATRDPEVATAPNAAARGRLINKLIKTNPELSQAFQEAKREAEGASHIVRDSARYPLGGRGDVNTYAVFAELIRDLAGPAGRSGCIVPSGIATDDTTKFFFQDLMDKRSLVSLYDFENRNGIFQGVHRSYKFCLLTLAGSGRPAGEGAEFVFFAHQVSDLREENRRFTLSAEDLELLNPNTRTCPIFRTRRDAEITKGIYQRVPVLIREARDGRPEENPWGIRFATMFHMSNDSGLFRTRDELEGAGFKLKGNIFARGKERYLPLYEAKMIHHFNHRFGDYADLPEDSKSTQLPDVPLARLQDPNYAPMPRYWVAETEVEQRLAGKWDRGWLLGWRDICRSTDERTVIAGVVPRVGVGHTCPLLLIQLRHGGKVADLLANLSTFALDYAARQKIGGIHLTYNYLNQFPTLDPSDYDSKNRDTFIDLGEWVGSRSLEMIYVANELGHYAKEFNLDHPPFRYDPARRFLIRCELDAAYFHLYGINRDDVDYIMDTFPIVKRKDEKKHGEYRTKRVILEIYDEMAAAMKTGKPYKTRLDPPPGDPSLAHPPK, from the coding sequence ATGTCGAGACGAACGGACACCTTCAGCACGGTGAAAATCGAGGGGGCCTTTCTCCCCCCCGACCTCTTGCAGCGGATGATCCAGGGCGACGGCTCCCTCAAGGGCCTCACCCCCGACGCCTACCACCTGGCCAAGCGCGAGCGGATCAACGAAGCGGCCAACCGCGCCTGGAACCGTCTGCTCGGCGCCTGGAGCGGTTTCAGCGCGGCGATGGAGAATCTGCCCGAATCGGATTCCGGCACGAGCCTCACCCGCGAGCGCTGGCTGCTGATCCTCTTCCAGGAGCTCGGCTACGGCCGCCTGCGCCCGCAGCGCGCCATCGAGATGGAGGGGCGCCATTACGCCATCAGCCATCTCTGGGACCAGACGCCGATCCACCTCGTCTCGTTCCGCCGGCCGCTCGACCGGCGCTCGACCGGCGTGCGCGGCGCCGCCCGCGTCAGCCCCCACAGCCTCATTCAGGAATTCCTCAACCGATCGGACGACTATCTTTGGGGATTCGCCTCAAACGGCCTCAGCCTGCGCATCCTGCGCGACAATGTCAGCCTCAGCCGCGCCGCCTACATCGAGTTCGACCTGCAGGCGATGATGGAGGGGGAGGTCTACTCCGACTTTGTGCTGTTCTGGATGCTGGCGCATCAATCGCGAATCGAGGTCCCCGAGGGGGAGCGCCCGGAGCAGTGCTGGCTGGAGCGCTGGTACCAGACCGCCGTCGAGGAGGGGAGCCGTGTCCTCGACCACCTGCGCGACGGCGTGGAGCAGGCGATCGAGGCGCTGGGAACCGGCTTCCTGCGCCATCCGAAAAATGAAACATTGCGGGAGCGGATCGCCGCCGGAAACGGCGCGGTCGAGGATTACTACCACCAGATCCTGCGCATGGTCTACCGCCTGCTCTTTCTCTTCGTCGCCGAGGACCGCGAGCTGCTCCTCATGCCCGGAACGGCCGCCGCGATCCAGGAGATCTACCGCGAACATTATTCAACCAAGCGCCTGCGCCGCCTCGCCGACCGGATCCGCGGATCGAACCACGCCGATCTCTACCAGGGCCTGAAAGAGGTCCTCACCCGCCTGCATGACGCCTGCGGTGAATTGGGCCTTCCCGCATTGGGCGGATTTCTCTTCTCCCCGGACGCGATCCGCGATTTGGAAACGGCGGATATCGGCAACCGCGACCTGCTGGACGCCATCCGCCACCTCTCTTATATGGAGGATGGGCATGGGCGCCGGCCGATCGATTACCGCAACCTCGGCGCGGAAGAGCTCGGATCGGTCTACGAGTCGCTGCTCGAACAGCACCCCACGGTGAACGGCGGCCATATCTTCCGCCTCGATATCGCCGCCGGCAGCGACCGCAAGACGACCGGATCGTATTACACGCCGACCGAGCTGATCCGCTGCCTGCTCGACTCGGCCCTCGACCCCGTCGCCGACGACGCCGTCGCGAAGAAAGACGCCGCCGCGGCCGAGCAGGCCCTGCTCGATCTCAAGATCTGCGACCCGGCCTGCGGATCGGGGCATTTCCTCGTCGCCGCCGCGCAGCGCCTCGCCAAACGCCTCGCCGCCGTCAGAACCGATGAGGAGGAGCCCTCCGCCGAGGCCCGCCGCAGCGCGATCCGCGATGTGATCGGCCGCTGCATCTACGGCGTCGACATCAATCCGATGACGGTGGAATTGTGCAAGATCAATCTCTGGATGGAGGCGCTGGAGCCGGGCAAGACTTTAACATTCTTGGATCATCATATCCAGTGCGGCAACTCTTTGCTCGGCGCGACCCCGGCCCTCATGGCCGATGGCATTCCCGACGACGCTTTCAAGCCGATCCAGGGGGACGACAAGAAGATCTGCGCCGCCTTGAAGAAACAAAACAAGGTGGAGCGCCATGGCCAGCAATCGCTCTTCCGCGAGGCTCCGCCCAAGGGGATGCGGGCGCTGTCGGACACCTTCTCACTGCTGCGCGACGCGGCCGATGACTCGCCCGGCGCGCACGAGAAGAAGAGGCGGCTCTATCAGGAGACGGTGGCGTCGGCCGCGTATCGTGAGAAACGCCTCGCCGCCGACGCCTGGTGCGCCGCCTTCGTCTGGAAGAAAGACGGATCGGCCCCCGGCGGAGCATTGGACGGCGACGCGGCCGGATCCTCTTCGGCGCACGGCATTACCTCGGACCTCTTCCGGCGGATCGAGGCCGACCCCGAGCGGGTGGCGCGTTCTGTCGTGAATGAGATCGAGCGGCTGCGGGAGCGTTACCAATTCTTCCACTGGCATCTCGCCTTCCCCGAGGTCTTTCAGGTGCCGGAAGGATCGGAGCGGCCCTCGAATGATAAGTGCGGCTGGTCGGGCGGATTCGACGCGGTGCTGGGGAATCCACCATGGGAGCGGATCAAATTACAAGAAAAGGAATTCTTCGCCACGCGGGACCCGGAGGTCGCCACCGCCCCCAACGCCGCCGCCCGCGGCCGGTTGATCAATAAATTGATAAAGACGAATCCCGAACTGTCGCAGGCCTTCCAGGAAGCCAAGCGGGAAGCCGAGGGGGCCAGCCACATCGTTCGCGATTCGGCGCGTTACCCGCTCGGCGGCCGCGGCGACGTCAACACCTACGCCGTCTTCGCTGAACTCATCCGGGATCTGGCCGGTCCGGCCGGGCGCTCGGGCTGTATTGTTCCGTCGGGGATTGCGACGGACGACACGACGAAGTTTTTCTTTCAGGATCTGATGGACAAGCGCTCGCTGGTGAGCCTCTACGATTTTGAAAACCGGAATGGGATATTTCAGGGAGTTCATCGCAGCTATAAATTCTGCCTCCTCACCCTGGCCGGGTCGGGGCGGCCGGCCGGTGAGGGGGCCGAGTTTGTCTTCTTCGCGCACCAGGTCTCCGATCTGCGCGAGGAGAACCGGCGTTTCACCTTGTCGGCCGAAGACCTGGAGCTGCTGAATCCCAACACGCGCACCTGCCCGATCTTCCGGACGCGGCGCGACGCCGAGATCACCAAGGGGATCTATCAGCGGGTGCCGGTATTGATCCGCGAGGCGCGGGATGGGCGGCCGGAGGAGAACCCGTGGGGGATTCGTTTTGCGACGATGTTTCATATGTCCAACGACTCCGGCCTCTTCCGCACCCGGGACGAACTCGAGGGCGCCGGCTTCAAGCTGAAGGGGAACATCTTTGCGCGGGGGAAGGAGCGGTACTTGCCGTTGTACGAAGCGAAGATGATTCATCATTTCAACCACCGTTTCGGCGACTACGCCGATCTGCCGGAGGACTCCAAGAGCACCCAGCTTCCCGACGTCCCGCTGGCGCGCTTGCAAGACCCCAACTACGCGCCGATGCCGCGCTATTGGGTGGCGGAAACGGAGGTGGAACAGCGCCTGGCGGGGAAATGGGATCGGGGGTGGTTGCTGGGCTGGCGGGATATTTGCCGGAGCACGGATGAGCGGACGGTGATTGCGGGGGTTGTGCCAAGGGTGGGGGTGGGGCACACTTGTCCCCTTCTGCTAATTCAGCTACGACATGGGGGAAAAGTCGCTGATCTTCTCGCAAACTTGTCAACATTTGCGCTCGACTATGCAGCAAGACAGAAGATTGGCGGTATACATTTGACCTATAATTATCTCAACCAATTTCCAACTCTCGACCCCTCTGATTATGATTCAAAGAATAGGGATACATTCATTGATCTTGGCGAGTGGGTGGGATCCAGATCCTTAGAAATGATATATGTAGCAAATGAACTCGGTCATTATGCAAAAGAATTCAATTTGGACCATCCGCCCTTCCGCTATGATCCCGCCCGCCGCTTCCTCATCCGCTGCGAGCTCGACGCCGCCTACTTTCATCTCTACGGCATCAACCGCGACGACGTCGATTACATCATGGACACTTTCCCCATCGTGAAACGTAAAGACGAGAAAAAGCACGGTGAATACCGCACCAAGCGCGTCATCCTCGAAATCTACGACGAGATGGCCGCGGCCATGAAGACCGGCAAGCCATACAAGACCCGCTTGGATCCGCCCCCCGGCGATCCCAGCCTGGCTCATCCGCCGAAGTGA
- a CDS encoding DEAD/DEAH box helicase gives MEFTIGALVKARGREWVVLPGSNEELLLLRPLGGVDDEIAGILTSLEPVEPASFDLPDPHDAGDYRSGRLLRDALRLGIRWSAGPFRCFGRIAVEPRPYQLVPLLMALKQDPVRLLIGDDVGIGKTVEASLIARELIDRGEGSRLAVLCPPHLAEQWQRELAEKFHLSTELVMAGTVRRLERQCRLGESLFERYPRVIVSIDYIKSDRRRDDFIRTCPDLVIVDEAHSCSYDEIRSRSRHQRYSVVKSLAADPQRHLILVTATPHSGKEAAFRSLLGFLDPEFSGLPEDLAGPAQASLRRRVAGHFVQRRRADIRTYMSDETVFPQRQDAEDHYKLSPAYRKLFNRVIDYARETVSDETGGRHRQRVRWWSALALLRSLASSPASAAATLQARSSSADTQTPEEADEIGRRQILDLEDSDAVDALDVIPGSDPGSDETDAEEADLPAVADAAKRPYGAANSKQAGSSLRRRLREMAEEAHALQGEQDLKLQGAVKCVRTLIREGYNPIIFCRFIPTAEYVAEQMRALLGNNVNVAAVTGDIPHAEREIRVQQLAQGAPRVLVCTDCLSEGINLQEHFNAVMHYDLSWNPTRHEQREGRVDRYGQASPTVRALTYYGIDNGIDGMVLDVLLRKHQTIRSSLGISVPVPVDTNAVVEAIFEGLLMRDHSKIDQMSFEFLRDNKNQLHKEWDDVTAREKRSRTMFAQEGIKVDDVARELEAARAAVGSGIDVERFLRDAIMMYGGHVEPMNSHLRFHLEEAPVPMREACEGLSTFEARFKLPKQPGEIYLSRTHPIVEGMADYVVSSALESQGGGKARRCGVIRTRDVEDPTTILLVRFRYHLIRRNGGVKELLAEEAHPLAFIQTKSGPRWLADDAVARLMAAKPSANIGKAEQVALLDKAIKDFNKIRPALDKQADSRGDQLLEAHRRVRAHRAKEKVTYQVRPELPADVLGLYLFLPAE, from the coding sequence ATGGAATTCACGATAGGCGCCCTGGTCAAAGCCAGGGGGCGCGAGTGGGTTGTGCTGCCGGGGTCGAATGAGGAGCTGCTGCTGCTGCGCCCCCTCGGCGGCGTCGACGACGAAATCGCCGGAATCCTCACCTCGCTCGAGCCGGTCGAGCCGGCGAGCTTCGATCTGCCGGATCCCCATGACGCCGGCGATTACCGCTCGGGCAGGCTGCTGCGCGACGCGCTGCGGCTCGGCATCCGCTGGAGCGCCGGTCCCTTTCGCTGCTTCGGCCGAATCGCTGTGGAGCCGCGGCCCTATCAGCTGGTGCCCCTGCTCATGGCCCTGAAGCAGGATCCGGTGCGCCTCCTCATCGGCGATGATGTCGGCATCGGCAAAACGGTGGAGGCCTCTCTTATCGCGCGCGAACTCATCGACCGCGGCGAGGGCTCGCGCCTGGCCGTTCTCTGCCCGCCGCATCTCGCCGAGCAGTGGCAAAGGGAGCTGGCGGAAAAATTCCATCTCAGCACCGAGCTGGTGATGGCGGGAACGGTACGACGGCTCGAGCGGCAATGCCGCCTTGGGGAATCGCTCTTCGAGCGCTACCCCCGCGTCATTGTGTCGATCGACTATATCAAATCCGACCGCCGCCGCGATGATTTCATACGAACCTGCCCCGATCTCGTCATCGTTGATGAGGCGCATTCCTGTTCCTACGATGAAATCCGAAGCCGGTCGCGGCATCAGCGCTACTCCGTGGTCAAATCCCTCGCCGCCGATCCGCAGCGCCATCTCATTTTGGTCACCGCCACGCCCCACAGCGGCAAAGAAGCGGCCTTCCGCTCGCTCTTGGGGTTTCTCGATCCCGAGTTCTCCGGGCTTCCCGAGGATCTGGCCGGCCCCGCGCAGGCTTCCCTCCGCCGCCGGGTGGCGGGCCATTTTGTACAACGCCGCCGGGCCGATATTCGCACCTACATGTCGGATGAAACCGTCTTTCCCCAGCGGCAGGATGCGGAAGATCATTACAAATTGAGTCCCGCTTACCGCAAATTGTTCAACCGCGTGATCGACTATGCCCGTGAGACGGTGAGCGATGAAACCGGGGGTCGCCACCGCCAGCGGGTGCGGTGGTGGTCGGCTCTGGCCCTCCTGCGTTCGCTGGCCAGCAGCCCCGCCTCGGCCGCGGCCACGCTGCAGGCGCGCAGCTCCTCGGCTGACACGCAGACGCCGGAAGAGGCGGATGAGATCGGCCGCCGCCAGATCCTGGATCTCGAAGATTCGGATGCCGTGGACGCCCTCGATGTCATCCCCGGCAGCGATCCGGGATCAGATGAGACGGATGCCGAAGAGGCGGACCTCCCCGCCGTCGCGGATGCAGCAAAACGCCCCTATGGCGCCGCAAACTCAAAACAGGCCGGATCATCGCTGCGCCGGCGCCTCCGGGAGATGGCGGAGGAGGCGCATGCCCTTCAAGGCGAGCAGGACCTAAAACTTCAGGGCGCTGTCAAGTGCGTCCGGACGCTCATCCGCGAGGGTTACAACCCGATCATCTTCTGCCGCTTTATCCCCACCGCCGAATATGTGGCGGAGCAGATGCGCGCCCTTCTCGGCAACAATGTAAATGTCGCCGCCGTCACGGGCGACATCCCGCACGCCGAACGGGAGATCCGTGTTCAACAATTGGCGCAAGGGGCGCCCCGCGTCCTCGTCTGCACCGACTGCCTCAGCGAGGGGATCAACCTGCAGGAGCATTTCAACGCCGTCATGCACTACGACCTGAGCTGGAATCCGACGCGCCATGAGCAGCGGGAGGGGCGGGTCGATCGATACGGCCAGGCCAGCCCGACGGTGCGCGCCCTCACCTATTACGGCATCGACAACGGCATCGACGGGATGGTCCTCGATGTGCTGCTGCGCAAGCATCAAACGATCCGCAGCTCCCTCGGCATCTCCGTGCCCGTTCCGGTCGACACCAACGCCGTCGTGGAGGCGATCTTCGAGGGCCTGCTGATGCGGGACCACTCGAAGATCGATCAGATGAGTTTCGAATTCCTGCGCGATAACAAAAACCAGCTGCATAAGGAGTGGGACGATGTCACCGCCCGCGAGAAGCGATCCCGCACGATGTTCGCCCAGGAGGGGATCAAGGTCGACGACGTCGCCCGCGAGCTGGAGGCGGCGCGCGCGGCCGTCGGGTCGGGCATCGATGTCGAGCGCTTCCTCCGCGACGCGATCATGATGTACGGCGGCCACGTCGAGCCGATGAACAGCCACCTGCGTTTCCATCTCGAGGAGGCGCCGGTCCCCATGCGGGAGGCGTGCGAGGGCCTCTCCACATTCGAAGCCCGTTTCAAACTGCCCAAACAGCCCGGCGAAATCTATCTCAGCCGCACCCATCCCATTGTCGAGGGGATGGCCGATTATGTCGTCAGTTCGGCGCTGGAATCGCAAGGCGGGGGGAAGGCGCGCCGCTGCGGCGTCATCCGCACCCGCGACGTCGAGGATCCGACGACAATCCTTCTGGTTCGCTTCCGCTACCATCTGATCCGCCGGAACGGAGGCGTCAAGGAACTGCTGGCCGAGGAAGCGCATCCGCTGGCCTTTATCCAGACGAAAAGCGGACCGCGCTGGCTGGCGGATGACGCCGTGGCGCGGCTGATGGCGGCCAAGCCGTCCGCCAATATCGGGAAGGCAGAGCAGGTCGCCTTGCTGGACAAGGCGATCAAGGACTTTAACAAAATCCGCCCCGCGCTGGATAAGCAGGCGGACAGCCGGGGCGATCAACTCCTCGAGGCCCACCGCCGCGTCCGCGCGCACAGGGCGAAGGAGAAAGTGACGTATCAGGTGCGCCCGGAGCTTCCGGCGGATGTTTTGGGCCTCTATCTTTTCCTTCCCGCGGAGTAG